One stretch of Alcaligenes aquatilis DNA includes these proteins:
- a CDS encoding DUF1176 domain-containing protein, which translates to MSRQKQDRSAFFSVRTVAISLVLCMGGAAAHAASVSFSHKDWDLSCDNTLTCRAAGYAADGEESGSTVLLTRKAGSGEPVANRVMLAHYSDAQWQKGSAPELVIAGRKAGPLSFASDEAWQMNEAQLALFLTALQKDQAISFRENGSTYAFSGAGSSAVLLKMDDVQGRVNTPGAILRKGKGSESSVKAPIAAPVINRAPVVDKSLRPMTAQEDALIRPVLLKVLAADQEPSCSADILSEPWEIARLNQQFSLVGAPCWLAAYNAGAAYFVIDNTMQSAPVLVSTSATDYDNGTVSSSMKGRGLGDCWSYEASVWDGAEFVASERGDTGRCALIRAGGAWVIPEYLSQVVGPWGCKKAIDAAFGDG; encoded by the coding sequence ATGAGCAGGCAGAAACAAGATCGTAGTGCGTTTTTTTCAGTACGAACAGTCGCTATATCGCTCGTACTCTGTATGGGAGGTGCAGCGGCTCATGCTGCGTCAGTCTCGTTTTCTCATAAGGACTGGGACCTGAGCTGCGATAACACGCTAACTTGCCGTGCTGCCGGTTACGCTGCTGATGGTGAAGAGTCCGGTTCAACGGTTTTATTGACTCGTAAAGCGGGCAGTGGAGAGCCGGTGGCCAATAGAGTCATGCTTGCCCACTATAGTGATGCCCAGTGGCAAAAAGGCTCAGCACCAGAACTTGTTATTGCGGGCCGTAAAGCAGGTCCACTGAGTTTTGCGAGTGACGAAGCATGGCAAATGAACGAGGCACAGTTAGCCCTGTTTTTGACAGCCTTGCAAAAAGATCAGGCAATCTCCTTTCGTGAGAATGGCAGCACCTATGCGTTCTCGGGAGCCGGTTCAAGTGCGGTCTTGTTGAAAATGGACGATGTTCAAGGGCGGGTAAATACCCCAGGCGCTATTTTGCGTAAAGGAAAAGGCAGTGAGTCTTCGGTAAAGGCGCCTATTGCTGCGCCAGTTATCAACCGTGCCCCGGTAGTGGATAAAAGCCTGCGCCCGATGACAGCGCAAGAGGACGCCTTGATCAGGCCTGTGCTTTTGAAGGTGCTAGCCGCTGACCAAGAGCCATCCTGCAGCGCAGACATACTGTCCGAGCCATGGGAAATTGCACGACTGAATCAGCAGTTCTCCCTGGTTGGCGCGCCTTGCTGGCTAGCGGCTTACAACGCTGGGGCAGCCTATTTTGTGATCGATAACACTATGCAGTCTGCTCCGGTATTAGTCAGTACCAGTGCCACTGACTACGATAATGGAACCGTTTCGTCCAGCATGAAAGGCCGTGGGTTGGGCGATTGCTGGAGTTATGAAGCATCGGTCTGGGATGGAGCCGAGTTTGTTGCAAGTGAACGCGGCGACACGGGGCGCTGCGCACTGATTCGAGCGGGGGGCGCTTGGGTTATTCCGGAGTATCTCAGCCAAGTTGTTGGGCCGTGGGGCTGTAAAAAAGCCATTGATGCGGCCTTTGGAGATGGATAA
- a CDS encoding YeiH family protein, with product MSSVTDLPAGSTALKAQGKSGFSLKPSRWWGFLLAVAVGVTAMGLGKLWPLIGGPVFAIVLGMVVRNSMGVAPVFQPGLRFSSKVLLQWSIIGLGFGLSLPQVMRTGMDSLAVTLVTLTVAFVTALLLGRALGIPSKLRTLIGVGTAICGGSAIAAVTPILKPEEHETALAISTIFIFNIVAVLIFPLAGHMMNMSDAGFGVWAGTAINDTSSVVAAGYSYSRQAGDHATIVKLTRATLIIPICLILAGLEMWRSRQAGRDFDLMRVFPWFIVWFMVASAMRSLGWVPVEWLEPLRFLAEFLMVLALAAIGLCSDLKVMARAGARPALLGLGVWIAVAVSSLLVQRWIGVW from the coding sequence ATGAGCAGTGTGACCGATTTACCCGCAGGAAGCACAGCCCTGAAAGCGCAGGGCAAATCGGGTTTCTCTCTGAAGCCGTCGCGTTGGTGGGGTTTTTTACTGGCGGTGGCTGTGGGGGTTACCGCCATGGGCCTGGGAAAATTGTGGCCTTTGATTGGCGGTCCTGTCTTTGCCATTGTGCTGGGAATGGTAGTGCGTAACAGCATGGGCGTGGCTCCGGTGTTTCAACCTGGTTTGCGTTTTTCGTCCAAAGTGCTGTTGCAATGGTCGATTATTGGCCTGGGTTTTGGCCTGAGCCTGCCGCAAGTGATGCGTACCGGCATGGATTCACTGGCCGTCACCTTGGTGACGCTGACGGTGGCGTTTGTGACAGCATTGCTGCTGGGCCGTGCCTTGGGAATTCCGTCCAAGCTGCGTACCTTGATCGGGGTGGGGACGGCGATTTGTGGCGGTTCGGCGATTGCGGCGGTGACACCGATTCTTAAACCCGAAGAGCATGAAACGGCTCTGGCGATCTCGACCATTTTTATCTTCAATATTGTGGCGGTGCTGATTTTCCCCTTGGCCGGTCACATGATGAATATGTCCGACGCCGGTTTTGGGGTATGGGCGGGCACGGCCATCAACGATACGTCCTCGGTGGTGGCGGCAGGGTATAGCTACAGCCGTCAGGCTGGTGACCACGCCACGATCGTGAAATTGACGCGTGCCACCCTGATTATTCCTATCTGCCTGATTCTGGCTGGCCTGGAAATGTGGCGTTCGCGTCAGGCGGGTCGGGATTTTGACCTGATGCGGGTGTTTCCTTGGTTCATTGTCTGGTTCATGGTGGCCTCGGCAATGCGCTCGCTCGGGTGGGTGCCGGTGGAGTGGTTGGAACCGCTGCGTTTCCTGGCTGAATTCCTGATGGTGCTGGCCCTGGCTGCGATTGGCTTGTGCTCGGATTTAAAGGTGATGGCACGAGCCGGCGCGCGACCTGCCTTGCTGGGCCTGGGAGTCTGGATTGCAGTTGCCGTCAGCAGCTTGTTGGTTCAGCGCTGGATAGGTGTCTGGTAA
- a CDS encoding SirB2 family protein yields the protein MTYMALKHLHMTAAGLSILFFIIRAFWSVSGSSCLQNRFVRIAPHVIDTVLLVCGLALAGMLGAAANQPWLITKIVLLVVYIVVGSYAIKRGKTPFSRGVAALIAIAIFAYIVGVALNRSPASWFV from the coding sequence ATGACTTACATGGCCCTCAAACACTTGCACATGACAGCCGCCGGGCTGAGCATCTTGTTTTTTATTATTCGGGCCTTCTGGTCAGTGTCCGGCTCATCCTGTTTGCAGAATCGCTTTGTGCGCATTGCCCCACATGTGATCGATACCGTCTTGCTGGTCTGTGGTCTAGCACTGGCCGGCATGTTGGGCGCCGCGGCCAACCAACCCTGGCTGATAACCAAAATTGTGCTGTTGGTGGTTTATATCGTGGTAGGCAGCTATGCCATCAAACGCGGTAAAACCCCCTTTAGCCGAGGTGTGGCCGCACTGATCGCGATTGCCATCTTTGCCTATATCGTGGGCGTGGCGCTGAACCGCAGCCCGGCTTCCTGGTTCGTTTAA
- a CDS encoding porin translates to MKKTILAALLMHVLAAPAYAASNVTLYGVVDTGLGYEQWKGSDLNGGAVKQSRFGLYDQGWMGNRWGLKGSEDLGGGLKANFVLESGFDLSTGNMRQGRLFGRQATIGLSGDSWGRVDLGRQTTVTSLYVAGVASPFGGNGYQYGVGAAFNAANTVRYDNMVAYQSPEFSGFQFGAGYSFNTNGTQKWDRSGLTGNAINSDDANVKAFSVAMRYSDGPLKAALSFDQARYGSAREQGGNLVAAESGNVSAWSLAASYQFSFATVHAAFGQSRNGYIGGSLQTEQFGPGLRKDLKVNSYALGVTVPTGKAGSVLASWTMADPRSTPRSTDDAKTQHVFSAGYLHNLSKRTNLYAIGSYARNIGYYNDLKSTVATVGITHRF, encoded by the coding sequence ATGAAAAAAACTATCTTGGCAGCCTTGTTGATGCACGTATTGGCGGCTCCCGCCTACGCAGCATCGAACGTGACCTTGTACGGCGTGGTGGACACCGGCCTGGGCTACGAGCAGTGGAAAGGAAGTGACTTGAACGGTGGCGCCGTCAAACAAAGCCGTTTTGGTCTGTATGACCAGGGTTGGATGGGTAATCGTTGGGGCCTGAAGGGCAGCGAAGATCTGGGCGGCGGTCTGAAAGCCAACTTTGTGCTGGAAAGCGGCTTTGATTTGAGCACTGGCAATATGCGCCAAGGCCGTTTGTTTGGCCGTCAAGCGACGATCGGTTTGAGTGGGGATTCCTGGGGGCGTGTGGACCTGGGCCGTCAAACCACGGTTACTTCCTTGTACGTTGCCGGTGTGGCCAGCCCCTTTGGTGGTAACGGCTACCAGTACGGTGTTGGCGCTGCATTCAACGCCGCCAATACGGTTCGTTATGACAATATGGTCGCCTACCAAAGCCCCGAATTTTCCGGCTTTCAGTTTGGTGCGGGCTACTCCTTCAACACCAATGGCACCCAAAAGTGGGATCGCAGCGGTTTGACGGGCAATGCCATCAACAGCGATGACGCGAATGTCAAAGCCTTTAGCGTCGCCATGCGCTATAGCGATGGTCCGTTGAAAGCCGCCTTGAGTTTCGACCAGGCCCGTTATGGTTCGGCGCGTGAGCAAGGTGGCAACCTGGTTGCGGCTGAAAGCGGCAATGTCAGCGCCTGGAGTCTGGCCGCCAGCTACCAATTCAGTTTTGCTACGGTGCATGCTGCCTTTGGTCAAAGCCGCAACGGCTACATCGGTGGCTCGCTACAAACAGAACAGTTTGGCCCTGGTCTGCGCAAAGACCTGAAGGTCAATTCCTATGCCTTGGGTGTGACCGTTCCTACCGGGAAGGCCGGTTCGGTTCTGGCTTCCTGGACCATGGCTGACCCTCGTTCGACGCCACGCAGCACGGATGATGCCAAGACTCAACACGTGTTCAGTGCTGGCTACCTGCACAATCTGTCCAAGCGCACCAACCTGTACGCCATTGGTTCCTATGCTCGCAATATCGGTTACTACAACGATCTGAAGAGCACGGTTGCTACGGTCGGTATTACGCACCGTTTCTGA
- a CDS encoding patatin-like phospholipase family protein — MNTVPTPQAQDVPAFARPSYLPPYETVALVLQGGGALGAYQAGVYEGLLEAGIEPDCLSGISIGALNTAIIAGNPPERQVERLREFWNTICEPYYGWSSPACLERALFGINDVMREAISAFNASNALVLGQRGFFRPRFPPPMQATPGVPEGASYYDTSALKDTLERLCDFDRINDKRQRISVGAVNVGTGNFVYFDNHRTTLRAEHFMASGALPPAFAPVEIDGQYYWDGGLVSNTPLSYVLDQSPRRDTLVFQVDLWSARGPVPNNMGEVSDRLNEIRYSSRTRMVTEDMRHSQYMRHILSELLPLIPEEQRKELLPCRLAEELASNKRYNVVHLIYRNQPYEQHYKDYQFGRMTMREHWRSGLDDIRQTLIHRDKLNMPANLAGFTTYDVHRDEIEKRLANNGK; from the coding sequence ATGAATACTGTTCCTACGCCACAAGCGCAAGACGTCCCCGCTTTTGCCCGTCCCTCTTATTTGCCACCCTACGAAACCGTCGCCCTGGTGTTGCAAGGTGGTGGCGCCTTGGGGGCTTACCAAGCCGGTGTGTATGAAGGTTTGCTGGAAGCAGGAATCGAGCCCGACTGTTTGTCCGGCATCTCTATTGGGGCCCTGAACACCGCGATTATTGCGGGCAATCCCCCCGAGCGGCAGGTAGAGCGCTTGCGAGAGTTCTGGAACACCATTTGTGAGCCCTACTATGGCTGGTCAAGTCCGGCCTGCCTGGAGCGCGCCCTGTTTGGCATTAACGATGTGATGCGCGAGGCCATCAGCGCCTTCAATGCCAGCAATGCCCTGGTTTTGGGACAGCGCGGCTTTTTCCGCCCCCGTTTCCCCCCACCGATGCAAGCCACACCGGGCGTGCCCGAAGGGGCCAGTTATTACGACACCAGCGCACTGAAAGACACGCTGGAGCGCTTGTGTGACTTTGATCGCATCAACGACAAACGTCAGCGCATTTCGGTCGGCGCGGTCAATGTGGGCACGGGTAACTTTGTGTACTTTGATAACCATCGCACCACGCTGCGGGCCGAGCACTTCATGGCCTCGGGCGCTCTGCCCCCAGCTTTCGCCCCTGTGGAAATTGATGGGCAGTATTACTGGGACGGTGGCCTGGTCTCCAATACGCCGCTGTCTTACGTGCTGGATCAGTCCCCCCGCCGCGACACCCTGGTTTTTCAAGTGGATTTGTGGAGTGCGCGTGGCCCGGTGCCCAATAATATGGGCGAAGTCAGCGACCGCCTGAACGAAATCCGCTACTCCAGCCGTACGCGTATGGTGACCGAGGACATGCGTCATTCGCAGTACATGCGTCATATCCTGTCAGAGCTGTTGCCGTTGATCCCCGAAGAGCAACGCAAAGAACTGCTGCCTTGCCGTCTGGCCGAAGAGCTGGCCAGCAACAAACGCTACAACGTGGTGCACCTGATTTATCGCAACCAGCCCTACGAACAGCACTACAAGGACTACCAGTTTGGCCGCATGACCATGCGCGAACACTGGCGCAGTGGCCTGGATGATATTCGCCAGACGCTGATCCACCGTGACAAACTGAATATGCCCGCAAATCTGGCCGGCTTTACCACCTACGACGTACATCGCGACGAAATCGAAAAACGGCTGGCAAACAACGGCAAGTAA
- a CDS encoding IrmA family protein, with the protein MWHSDTVFANQGMGAANAMFDSLMEPVQAPSKKNNKLVAEDVGSSSADRYATAYWHNEIACDQNLRVEVTGATAVMNGERVDLLAKDRLDVQNFVP; encoded by the coding sequence ATGTGGCATTCCGATACGGTATTTGCGAATCAGGGGATGGGCGCTGCGAACGCTATGTTTGATTCCTTAATGGAGCCTGTTCAGGCGCCGAGCAAGAAAAACAATAAGCTGGTGGCTGAAGATGTTGGCAGTTCCAGTGCCGATCGTTATGCCACTGCGTATTGGCATAACGAAATCGCTTGCGATCAGAATTTGCGAGTGGAGGTGACGGGGGCGACGGCGGTGATGAATGGCGAGCGTGTTGATTTGCTGGCCAAGGACCGGCTGGATGTGCAGAACTTTGTTCCATAG
- a CDS encoding AI-2E family transporter has translation MSTRPNLQFRTFLLLLAAVSAAFVWILLPFYGAIFWGAVLAILFIPLQRKLLAKTKGRRSLSALISLLVIVLIVIIPVILISMSLVQQIASLYELMNSGQLNPGAYLQKILNALPPSVHDFAARFGLHDTASLQEKFSQFAVQGGQFLTKQALNVGQNTFQFLVSLGIMLYMLFFLLRDGVELGRHYRQLIPLSENQKTHLFRKFTTVVRATVKGNIAVAATQGALGGIMFWFLDIQGALFWGVLMAVLSLLPAVGASLIWAPVAIYFFVAGHYVPGIILTAFGILVIGLVDNLLRPLLVGKDTKIPDYVILISTLGGLSIFGLNGFVIGPLIAAMFIACWDLFPSAVSARVEAEEQENHSN, from the coding sequence ATGTCCACCCGGCCAAATTTACAATTCCGTACTTTTTTGCTTTTACTGGCCGCGGTCTCCGCTGCCTTTGTATGGATACTTCTTCCCTTTTACGGCGCCATATTCTGGGGTGCCGTTCTGGCTATTTTGTTTATTCCTTTGCAACGCAAGCTGCTGGCTAAAACAAAAGGCCGGCGTTCGCTGTCTGCCCTGATCAGTTTGCTGGTTATTGTGTTGATCGTCATTATTCCGGTCATCCTGATCTCCATGTCATTGGTTCAACAAATCGCCTCTCTGTACGAGTTGATGAATAGCGGCCAATTGAACCCTGGTGCCTATTTGCAAAAGATCCTCAATGCCCTGCCTCCAAGTGTGCATGACTTTGCCGCCCGTTTCGGCCTGCATGACACCGCATCCCTGCAAGAGAAGTTTTCCCAGTTTGCCGTACAAGGTGGCCAGTTCCTGACCAAACAAGCCCTGAACGTAGGCCAGAACACCTTCCAGTTCCTGGTCAGCCTGGGCATCATGCTGTACATGCTGTTTTTCCTGCTGCGCGATGGCGTGGAGCTGGGTCGTCACTACCGCCAACTGATTCCCTTGAGCGAGAACCAGAAAACCCATCTGTTTCGCAAATTCACCACCGTGGTGCGTGCCACCGTCAAAGGCAATATTGCTGTGGCTGCCACTCAAGGGGCGCTGGGCGGGATCATGTTCTGGTTCCTGGACATTCAGGGCGCCTTGTTCTGGGGTGTCCTGATGGCCGTCCTGTCCTTGTTGCCCGCTGTAGGTGCCTCGCTGATCTGGGCTCCCGTCGCCATCTATTTCTTTGTCGCGGGTCACTACGTCCCCGGCATTATCCTGACGGCCTTCGGTATTTTGGTCATTGGCCTGGTCGATAACCTGCTGCGCCCCTTGTTGGTGGGTAAAGACACCAAAATCCCGGACTACGTGATTCTGATCTCCACCCTGGGCGGTTTGTCGATTTTCGGCCTGAACGGCTTTGTGATCGGCCCTCTGATCGCCGCCATGTTTATTGCCTGCTGGGATCTGTTCCCCTCGGCGGTCAGCGCCCGCGTTGAAGCTGAAGAACAGGAAAATCACAGTAACTAA
- a CDS encoding Na/Pi cotransporter family protein, giving the protein MLDTLFPFLGGLGLFLIGMMLLSEGLVAFAGGSLKQILLAFTGRPIKAFASGALITALAQSSTATTVTLIGFVSAGLISFTQAIGVVIGASLGNTATGWIVSGLGLKVDLGFYTLPLLGLGALLKLLAPGRYKELGRALAGFGILFLGLSMLQDGMQGLAASFSLAHLPTQGYGAHFLIMLTGLALTAVLQSSTAAIAMTLTALDAGAVSFDQAAAVVVGASIGTTLTGILVAIGGTIYAKRTAIAYILFNVIAGLLGLLILPVFLKAMHATGSYINIPPGAVGLAAFHSLFISIGAALCLPFTQQFARWVQRLVPDRSARPQHHLDDSLLQVPALALETTQRTLEELAQRLLNLYQHTLNMSRPNTATADLQQIETVLDQAYEFVLRIPSAADDPAVATRISALLHTIDHMHRLRSRLQNPPNGDLHDSRYQQAQTLATELNTLAQASLHGQAPADWLEQIQVKAHALTERLSTIRGQLLAAPQGHDDASRTLHITDTHRWFERSSQHVWRSSYYLNLARQTEL; this is encoded by the coding sequence ATGCTTGATACTCTTTTCCCCTTTTTAGGGGGGCTTGGTCTGTTCCTGATTGGCATGATGCTGCTGTCCGAAGGGCTGGTGGCTTTTGCAGGCGGCTCTCTCAAGCAGATTCTGCTGGCGTTTACCGGCAGACCTATCAAGGCCTTTGCCTCAGGCGCGCTGATTACCGCCCTGGCACAATCCTCTACCGCCACCACCGTCACCCTGATCGGCTTTGTTAGTGCAGGACTGATCTCGTTTACACAAGCCATTGGCGTGGTCATCGGTGCCAGTCTGGGAAATACCGCGACCGGCTGGATCGTCTCCGGCCTGGGACTAAAAGTGGATCTGGGCTTTTACACCCTGCCACTCCTTGGTTTGGGTGCCCTGCTCAAACTGCTGGCCCCCGGTCGCTACAAAGAACTTGGCCGTGCGCTGGCGGGTTTTGGCATCCTGTTTCTGGGACTGAGCATGTTGCAAGACGGCATGCAAGGGCTGGCCGCCAGTTTCAGCCTGGCTCATCTGCCTACGCAGGGCTATGGTGCTCATTTTCTGATCATGTTGACCGGCCTGGCCCTGACTGCCGTGCTGCAATCGTCGACAGCCGCTATTGCCATGACCTTGACCGCTCTGGATGCCGGGGCCGTCAGCTTTGACCAGGCCGCCGCCGTTGTCGTAGGCGCCTCCATCGGCACCACCCTGACCGGAATATTGGTCGCCATCGGTGGCACTATCTACGCCAAGCGCACGGCCATCGCCTACATCCTGTTCAACGTCATTGCCGGTCTATTGGGGCTGCTGATCCTTCCTGTGTTTCTCAAGGCCATGCACGCCACCGGTTCCTATATCAACATCCCGCCCGGCGCAGTCGGATTGGCCGCATTTCACAGCTTGTTCATCAGCATCGGCGCCGCCTTGTGCCTGCCCTTTACGCAACAATTTGCCCGTTGGGTGCAAAGACTGGTGCCAGATCGCTCGGCCCGTCCCCAGCACCACCTGGACGACAGCTTGCTACAAGTACCGGCTCTTGCCCTGGAAACCACCCAGCGCACTTTGGAGGAGCTGGCGCAGCGTCTACTGAACCTGTATCAGCACACCCTGAACATGAGCCGCCCCAACACTGCTACCGCCGACTTACAACAAATCGAAACCGTGCTGGATCAAGCCTACGAATTTGTACTGCGTATCCCCAGCGCAGCGGATGATCCTGCCGTAGCCACCCGCATCAGTGCGCTCTTGCACACCATTGACCACATGCATCGCCTGCGCAGCCGCTTGCAAAACCCTCCCAACGGCGATCTGCACGATAGTCGCTATCAGCAAGCCCAAACCCTGGCCACCGAACTCAATACCCTGGCCCAGGCAAGCCTGCACGGGCAAGCCCCTGCCGATTGGCTCGAGCAAATACAAGTCAAGGCCCATGCCCTGACTGAACGCTTGAGCACCATTCGCGGCCAGCTTCTGGCTGCTCCGCAAGGCCATGACGACGCCTCCCGTACCCTGCATATCACCGATACCCACCGCTGGTTCGAACGCAGCAGCCAGCATGTCTGGCGCAGCAGCTATTACTTGAATCTGGCCCGCCAAACGGAACTGTGA
- a CDS encoding LysR family transcriptional regulator: protein MNAISIRQLEVFVGIATLGTVRACAANIHLSQPAASMALAELEKQLDCPLFERTPGRMQLTSRGKQLLPHAREILERLREMQSQQDERELRGEIRIGASNTVGNYLIGDLVGPFVRQHPRVSLHVSVDNTANIINQLLEHSCDIACVEGPVNHPQLEAWIWRDDALVVCAAPDHPLATKTTLKKQDFAGMSWIMRERGSASRALTEQALNVLPGGHVLMELGQVEAIKQAVIAGLGLACLPQAATQDAVANQRLRILDTPFLDLKRRLSLVLHKERYRSQVLSAFAQHLHSPEPGSSGTEN, encoded by the coding sequence ATGAATGCGATCAGCATCAGACAACTGGAAGTGTTTGTCGGCATTGCCACTTTGGGCACGGTGCGCGCTTGCGCGGCCAACATTCACTTGTCCCAACCCGCCGCCAGCATGGCCTTGGCCGAACTGGAAAAGCAGCTGGATTGCCCCTTGTTTGAACGCACACCAGGGCGCATGCAGTTGACCAGTCGTGGCAAGCAATTGCTGCCGCACGCGCGCGAAATCCTGGAGCGTCTGCGAGAGATGCAAAGCCAGCAGGACGAGCGCGAGCTGCGTGGCGAAATTCGCATTGGGGCCAGCAATACGGTCGGTAACTACCTGATCGGGGATCTGGTGGGGCCATTTGTACGCCAGCATCCGCGCGTGTCCCTGCATGTGTCGGTGGACAACACGGCCAACATCATCAACCAGTTGCTCGAGCACAGCTGCGACATCGCTTGCGTGGAGGGTCCGGTCAACCATCCGCAATTGGAAGCCTGGATCTGGCGCGACGATGCGCTGGTGGTCTGCGCCGCCCCCGACCACCCACTGGCCACCAAAACCACTTTGAAAAAACAGGACTTTGCGGGCATGAGCTGGATCATGCGCGAACGTGGCTCGGCCTCCCGTGCGCTGACCGAACAAGCCCTGAATGTGCTGCCTGGCGGGCATGTGCTGATGGAGCTGGGCCAGGTGGAAGCCATTAAACAGGCCGTCATCGCCGGGCTAGGTCTGGCCTGCCTGCCACAAGCGGCCACCCAGGATGCTGTTGCCAATCAGCGACTACGTATTCTGGATACGCCCTTTCTGGACTTAAAGCGTCGTCTATCTCTGGTGCTACACAAGGAACGCTACCGCAGCCAGGTTTTAAGCGCCTTTGCGCAACATCTGCACAGCCCGGAACCGGGCTCGTCAGGCACGGAAAATTGA
- a CDS encoding MAPEG family protein: protein MLGIKISLVVAAFLPWLAAICAKAGAAGFTNHEPRPWLASLSGWRSRANAAQANAFEALPFFYAAVLLALWSGADALRVQNLMMVWIALRVLYLLMYIMDKASLRSLVWFLAVAVNIWILFLPVVVV from the coding sequence ATGCTGGGGATCAAGATCAGTTTGGTAGTAGCGGCTTTCTTGCCTTGGTTGGCAGCGATTTGTGCTAAAGCCGGTGCGGCGGGTTTTACGAATCACGAACCTCGTCCGTGGCTGGCCAGTTTGTCGGGCTGGCGCTCTCGGGCCAATGCGGCGCAGGCCAATGCGTTTGAGGCACTGCCGTTCTTTTATGCGGCGGTGTTGTTGGCCTTGTGGTCGGGGGCAGATGCCTTGCGCGTGCAAAACCTGATGATGGTCTGGATCGCGCTGCGTGTGTTGTATCTGTTGATGTACATCATGGACAAGGCCAGCTTGCGTTCGCTGGTGTGGTTCCTGGCCGTGGCGGTCAATATCTGGATTTTGTTTTTGCCAGTGGTCGTGGTGTAA
- a CDS encoding DMT family transporter has product MQVSQSPSAQRSSFLIGLALSGGGSILFSAKAVVAKLTYQYDVNALTVIGFRMLLSLPFFLAIALWQVKKVRQGKLAALTGRQKLELVVLGFLGYYLASLLDFIGLEYISAGLERLILFLSPTFVLLFSAVFLKRRILPKQWLALALAYLGVGLVFIQDLSLTGDDVLLGALCVLGSAISYAIYLIGSGELLKAIGSTRLVAYAMSFSVVYTLIHFFAVLGWQGLVQPAPVYGLSMIHAVFNTVLPTFMTMWAVERIGAPMSAQMGLIGPVSVLFLANWFLNEPITLMQLLGTAFVLSGAMVLSRR; this is encoded by the coding sequence ATGCAAGTTAGTCAAAGCCCCAGTGCGCAACGCAGCTCCTTTTTAATTGGGCTGGCGCTGTCGGGGGGCGGTTCTATTCTTTTCTCCGCCAAGGCGGTGGTTGCCAAGCTGACCTACCAATACGATGTCAACGCCCTGACCGTGATTGGCTTTCGCATGTTGTTGTCCTTGCCTTTCTTTCTGGCTATCGCTCTATGGCAGGTAAAGAAGGTACGTCAGGGCAAGCTGGCCGCACTGACTGGCCGCCAGAAACTGGAGCTGGTGGTGCTGGGCTTTCTGGGTTATTACCTGGCCAGTTTGCTGGATTTCATTGGCCTTGAATATATTTCGGCAGGATTGGAGCGGCTGATTCTGTTTTTGTCGCCTACCTTTGTGCTGCTGTTCTCCGCCGTTTTTCTGAAACGACGGATTTTGCCTAAGCAGTGGCTGGCTCTGGCGCTGGCTTATCTGGGGGTAGGGCTGGTCTTTATACAGGATTTGAGCCTGACAGGCGATGATGTGTTGCTGGGCGCGCTCTGTGTGCTGGGCTCGGCCATTTCCTATGCCATTTACTTGATTGGCTCAGGCGAATTGCTCAAAGCGATTGGCTCTACACGGCTGGTGGCTTATGCCATGTCTTTCTCGGTGGTCTATACCCTGATCCACTTTTTTGCCGTGCTTGGCTGGCAGGGTTTGGTGCAGCCCGCTCCCGTTTATGGTCTGTCCATGATCCACGCCGTCTTTAATACGGTCTTGCCAACTTTTATGACGATGTGGGCGGTGGAACGTATTGGCGCGCCCATGAGTGCTCAAATGGGTTTGATTGGCCCGGTCTCGGTCTTGTTTCTGGCGAACTGGTTCCTGAATGAGCCCATTACGCTCATGCAATTGCTGGGTACGGCCTTTGTGCTTAGCGGCGCGATGGTCTTGAGCCGCCGCTAA